Proteins from a single region of Vulgatibacter sp.:
- a CDS encoding class I SAM-dependent methyltransferase, producing MNRTTDGAAFWDRLAPRYSRMPIKDEAAYQHKLAVTQSHFRKDMAVLEFGCGTGSTALLHAPHVRSILATDLSEKMLEIAREKARHAGVTNVTFEKASFETLRAEDEGFDAVLGLSILHLLADLDGALHKVYRLLKPGGRFFSSTVCIGEMGVVTRLALPMATWLGLAPQVNELRAGEIAESLERTGFAIDYTWRPRPGSPVFIVARKPGADAPPGSL from the coding sequence ATGAACAGGACGACGGATGGCGCCGCATTCTGGGACAGGCTCGCGCCGCGCTACTCCAGGATGCCGATCAAGGATGAGGCCGCCTATCAGCACAAGCTCGCGGTGACCCAGTCGCACTTCCGGAAGGACATGGCCGTTCTCGAATTCGGCTGCGGGACCGGATCGACGGCGCTGCTCCACGCGCCGCACGTCCGCTCGATCCTCGCCACCGACCTCTCCGAGAAGATGCTGGAGATCGCGCGGGAGAAGGCGCGCCACGCCGGCGTCACCAACGTCACCTTCGAGAAGGCGTCGTTCGAGACGCTGCGGGCGGAGGACGAGGGCTTCGACGCCGTGCTGGGGCTCAGCATCCTCCACCTGCTCGCAGACCTGGATGGCGCGTTGCACAAGGTCTACCGGCTGCTCAAGCCGGGCGGCCGGTTCTTCAGCAGCACGGTCTGCATTGGTGAGATGGGCGTCGTCACCCGCCTCGCCTTGCCGATGGCGACATGGCTGGGGCTCGCACCGCAGGTGAACGAGCTCAGGGCCGGGGAGATCGCGGAAAGCCTCGAGCGCACCGGCTTCGCGATCGACTACACGTGGCGCCCCAGGCCGGGCAGTCCGGTCTTCATCGTCGCGCGGAAGCCGGGAGCAGACGCGCCGCCCGGCTCCCTGTAG
- a CDS encoding DUF2200 domain-containing protein: MNTNTRIFKMSFGSVYPLYVAKAEKKGRTKEEVDEIITWLTGYSGEELQRALDAGIDFETFFARAPRMNPNVELIKGVVCGVRVEEIADPLMQKIRYLDKLIDELARGKKMASILRQ, from the coding sequence ATGAACACCAACACACGGATCTTCAAGATGTCGTTCGGGAGCGTCTACCCGCTCTACGTGGCGAAGGCCGAAAAGAAGGGCCGGACGAAGGAAGAGGTCGACGAGATCATCACGTGGCTCACGGGCTACAGCGGCGAGGAGCTGCAGCGCGCGCTCGACGCCGGGATCGACTTCGAGACCTTCTTCGCCCGGGCGCCGCGGATGAATCCGAACGTCGAGCTCATCAAAGGCGTCGTGTGCGGGGTGCGCGTGGAAGAGATCGCCGACCCGCTCATGCAGAAAATCCGCTACCTCGACAAGCTGATCGACGAGCTCGCCAGGGGAAAGAAGATGGCGAGCATCCTCCGGCAGTAG
- a CDS encoding Rrf2 family transcriptional regulator: MRPDSRLSVALHALLHLGEQGEVITSEALAAMLAANPVVLRRTLARLKEAGIVRAEKGHGGGWSLARGLGSLTLADVYQALDTGGPFRLGPRDESPGCLIEQAVNRAVGTALVEAEARLLSHLQSVSLADVAADVGRQEKKQRTARAPRRKA; the protein is encoded by the coding sequence ATGAGACCAGACAGCAGGCTCTCGGTTGCGCTGCACGCGCTCCTTCACCTGGGCGAGCAGGGCGAAGTCATCACATCGGAAGCGCTCGCCGCGATGCTGGCCGCGAACCCGGTGGTCCTGCGCCGTACGCTGGCCAGGCTGAAGGAAGCCGGGATCGTGCGCGCGGAGAAGGGCCACGGCGGTGGTTGGTCGCTGGCCCGAGGGCTGGGCTCCCTGACGCTGGCGGACGTCTACCAGGCGCTCGACACCGGGGGACCCTTCCGCCTCGGACCTCGTGACGAGAGCCCCGGCTGCCTCATCGAGCAGGCAGTCAATCGAGCCGTCGGAACGGCGCTCGTCGAGGCCGAGGCGCGCCTCCTCTCCCATCTGCAAAGCGTCTCGCTGGCCGACGTCGCTGCCGACGTCGGCCGCCAGGAGAAGAAGCAGCGCACGGCCCGTGCCCCGCGGAGGAAAGCATGA
- a CDS encoding alpha/beta fold hydrolase gives MTTIKHRFMRTNGIQLHIAEAGQGPLVLLLHGWPESSYAWRHQLAALAAAGYHAVAPDVRGYGQSDKPAPVEAYRMSVLLDDFTGLLDALGEKSAVVVGHDWGATMAWTCAALRPERFRAVVGLGVPHLGRAPIPPTQLFRSMFGERWFYVLYFQEPGVAEAEFEADVPKTMRAILGGDALDPTAAAHRAKRPGDGLLTGIDVPASLPPWLTEDDFAHDTRELEASGFRGGLNRYRNMDRDWEELPELATARIEQPALFIVGERDPGRSLAPIDSMKALVPNLQEVQVVPGAGHWVQQERPAEVNAAILGFLRALPA, from the coding sequence ATGACCACGATCAAGCACCGCTTCATGCGGACGAACGGCATCCAGCTCCACATCGCGGAGGCTGGGCAGGGGCCGCTCGTGTTGCTCCTCCATGGCTGGCCCGAGTCCTCGTACGCGTGGCGGCACCAGCTCGCGGCGCTCGCAGCTGCGGGCTATCACGCCGTCGCACCCGATGTTCGGGGCTACGGCCAGAGTGACAAGCCAGCGCCGGTCGAAGCGTACCGGATGAGCGTCCTGCTCGACGACTTCACCGGCTTGCTGGACGCGCTTGGCGAGAAGTCTGCCGTCGTCGTGGGCCACGATTGGGGAGCTACGATGGCGTGGACGTGTGCCGCGCTGCGCCCCGAGCGCTTTCGCGCCGTCGTCGGCCTGGGCGTCCCGCACCTGGGGCGCGCGCCCATCCCGCCGACGCAGCTCTTCCGGTCGATGTTCGGCGAGCGGTGGTTCTACGTCCTCTACTTCCAGGAGCCCGGCGTGGCCGAGGCCGAGTTCGAGGCCGACGTCCCGAAGACGATGCGCGCAATCCTTGGGGGCGACGCGCTCGACCCGACGGCAGCCGCCCATCGAGCCAAGCGCCCCGGCGATGGATTGCTCACCGGGATCGACGTTCCCGCATCGCTGCCCCCCTGGCTCACGGAAGACGACTTCGCGCACGACACCCGGGAGCTCGAGGCCAGCGGCTTTCGTGGGGGGCTCAACCGCTATCGCAACATGGACCGCGACTGGGAAGAGCTGCCCGAGCTGGCGACGGCGAGAATCGAGCAGCCCGCCCTCTTCATCGTTGGAGAACGCGACCCGGGGCGCAGCCTTGCTCCGATCGATTCGATGAAGGCGTTGGTGCCCAACCTGCAAGAGGTTCAGGTCGTGCCGGGCGCGGGGCATTGGGTTCAGCAAGAACGTCCAGCGGAAGTGAACGCGGCGATTCTCGGCTTCCTTCGCGCGCTGCCCGCGTGA
- a CDS encoding VOC family protein, translating into MFDHLGLRVTDLEASIRFYTTALAPLGHGLASRDETSAGVGPKGEPALWLYASTAGKREGVHVAFRAPDRAAVDAFHARGLGAGGKDNGAPGLRSDYSPTYYAAFLVDPDGNNVEAVFTG; encoded by the coding sequence ATGTTCGATCATCTCGGCCTCAGAGTTACGGACCTGGAGGCGAGCATTCGCTTCTACACCACCGCGTTGGCGCCGCTCGGGCACGGGCTCGCCTCGCGCGACGAAACATCCGCCGGCGTCGGCCCGAAGGGCGAGCCCGCGCTGTGGCTCTACGCCTCCACGGCGGGGAAGCGCGAGGGGGTGCACGTCGCCTTCCGCGCACCGGATCGCGCCGCCGTCGACGCCTTCCATGCGCGCGGGCTTGGTGCCGGCGGGAAGGACAACGGCGCGCCCGGTCTCCGGTCGGACTACTCGCCGACGTATTACGCGGCGTTCCTCGTCGATCCGGACGGAAACAACGTCGAGGCCGTGTTCACCGGGTGA
- a CDS encoding AraC family transcriptional regulator, translating to MLTSTILAHGSIRVCDLCCTATPGDIPFTETHGAFSVSYVRSGTFGYRTRGRAYELVAGSVLVGSPGDEYMCTHEHSHGDECLSFQFAPEIAESIGQRTETWRAGALPPVPELVVLGELAQAAANGSCDLGTDEVGLLLAARFADVLLGRPRKAVNVGARDRRRAVEAALFVDAHAHEPLDLASVAIEAGLSPFHFLRLFAKVLGVTPHQYLVRARLRRAARLLAEDARSVTEIAYDVGFGDLSNFLRTFQRAAGVSPGRFRAAARGDRKFLQEVIGRAVPE from the coding sequence ATGCTGACTTCCACGATCCTCGCGCACGGGTCCATTCGTGTTTGCGACCTCTGCTGCACCGCAACGCCGGGAGACATCCCGTTCACCGAAACGCACGGGGCGTTCTCCGTCTCCTACGTACGCTCCGGCACCTTCGGATACAGGACGCGTGGACGCGCCTACGAGCTCGTTGCCGGCTCGGTGCTCGTGGGGTCCCCGGGCGACGAGTACATGTGCACGCACGAGCATTCGCACGGGGACGAATGCCTCTCGTTTCAATTTGCCCCGGAGATCGCGGAGAGCATCGGCCAGCGGACCGAGACCTGGCGGGCGGGTGCACTGCCACCTGTCCCGGAGCTGGTGGTGCTCGGCGAGCTCGCACAGGCTGCGGCGAACGGTTCCTGTGATCTGGGGACCGACGAGGTCGGGCTGCTGCTCGCGGCGCGTTTTGCTGACGTGCTGCTCGGCAGGCCGCGGAAGGCGGTGAACGTCGGCGCGCGCGATCGCCGGCGGGCCGTCGAAGCGGCGCTCTTCGTGGACGCCCACGCGCACGAGCCGCTCGATCTCGCATCGGTGGCAATCGAGGCGGGCCTGAGCCCGTTCCACTTCCTGCGGCTCTTCGCGAAGGTGCTCGGGGTGACGCCGCACCAGTACCTGGTGCGGGCGAGGCTGCGGCGTGCGGCACGTCTGCTCGCGGAAGACGCGCGCTCGGTCACCGAGATTGCCTACGATGTCGGGTTCGGTGATCTCTCGAACTTTCTGCGGACGTTCCAGCGGGCGGCGGGTGTCTCTCCCGGTCGTTTCCGCGCCGCAGCCCGAGGTGATCGCAAGTTCCTCCAAGAGGTGATCGGGCGTGCGGTCCCAGAATGA
- a CDS encoding methylated-DNA--[protein]-cysteine S-methyltransferase produces MATHGFTLFETAIGPCGVAWGDGAITGVQLPEGDERATRARLSERFPDATESQPPDFVARTVDGIVALLEGRGGDLAGVALDFARVPPFHRKVYALARAIPPGQTLTYGTLAAQAGSPGSARAVGQAMGRNPFPIIVPCHRVLAANGKPGGFSASGGVTTKKRMLAIEGAAGTQADLPIVQSQLTFDLDEAGRHLRMKDPALARLIDSVGPFRMELKTTSSLFGALAEAIVHQQLSPRAAATIFGRVCGIFRRAQEAPIADQIHRVSAERLREAGLSPAKILALKDLARRARERTLPTLEEAHSLDDDAIVARLTAVRGIGRWTAQMFLIFRLGRPDVLPSDDYALRKGYALAFHKRALPDKAALEKHGTKWEPFRTVASWYLWRAAELPPGA; encoded by the coding sequence ATGGCTACCCACGGTTTCACCCTGTTCGAAACGGCCATCGGCCCCTGCGGTGTCGCGTGGGGGGATGGCGCAATCACCGGCGTGCAGCTCCCCGAGGGAGACGAGCGTGCGACGCGCGCTCGCCTCAGCGAGCGCTTCCCGGACGCGACCGAATCACAGCCGCCTGATTTCGTTGCACGCACCGTCGATGGAATCGTTGCGCTGCTCGAGGGACGAGGCGGTGATCTCGCTGGGGTTGCTCTCGATTTCGCGCGTGTTCCCCCGTTCCATCGGAAGGTCTACGCGCTGGCGCGAGCCATCCCGCCCGGGCAGACGCTGACCTACGGCACGCTCGCAGCGCAGGCGGGGTCGCCCGGCTCGGCGCGCGCGGTGGGCCAGGCGATGGGGAGGAACCCGTTCCCCATCATCGTCCCCTGCCACCGCGTCCTGGCGGCGAACGGCAAGCCTGGCGGATTCTCTGCGTCGGGTGGCGTGACCACCAAGAAGCGGATGCTCGCCATCGAAGGTGCAGCCGGAACCCAGGCTGACCTTCCGATCGTGCAGTCGCAGCTCACCTTCGATCTCGACGAGGCCGGCAGGCATCTCCGCATGAAAGACCCCGCCCTCGCGCGTCTGATCGACAGCGTCGGCCCGTTTCGGATGGAGCTGAAGACGACGTCGAGCCTCTTCGGCGCGCTCGCGGAGGCCATTGTCCATCAGCAGCTTTCGCCCAGGGCAGCGGCGACGATTTTCGGCCGCGTCTGCGGCATCTTCCGCCGCGCGCAGGAGGCCCCGATCGCCGATCAGATCCACCGGGTCTCGGCGGAGAGGCTGCGGGAGGCAGGCCTGTCGCCCGCGAAGATCCTCGCGCTGAAGGACCTCGCGCGGAGGGCACGCGAACGGACGCTCCCGACGCTCGAGGAGGCGCACAGCCTGGACGACGACGCCATCGTCGCCCGGCTCACCGCCGTGCGCGGCATCGGGCGGTGGACGGCGCAGATGTTCCTCATCTTCCGCCTCGGGCGACCGGACGTCCTTCCGAGCGACGACTACGCGCTCCGCAAGGGATACGCGCTCGCCTTCCACAAACGCGCGCTGCCGGACAAGGCAGCTCTGGAGAAGCACGGCACGAAGTGGGAGCCCTTCCGCACCGTCGCGAGCTGGTACCTGTGGCGTGCGGCGGAGCTGCCACCCGGGGCGTGA
- a CDS encoding SNF2-related protein has protein sequence MPRRRSQPAENQLALLPANAASTATWPDVRRFPHNESDGTSVGATLRADLTDAADVLVVTGYASLAEVVRLLAQVEPGRPKPLRILFGAEPFVPTSSRPVLRKELAEEMAEHWRERGFSVELSGAVLHACSLARLGDVQVRLGVSRRPVHAKIYVSERAATVGSSNFTPSGLRHNAEANVRFAAGAADRDRYTETRALAEGLWQGARDFTDGFVALLEQLSHATTWQETLARGCALLLEGEWARTYVQPDAAELEAQPLWPHQLQGISQALWVLEHRGGVLVADATGSGKTRMGAWLLRATYDQRIATGHRPFAPLLIAPPAVLGNWQRELQDTGLAWQVRSHGSLSNETAAQRSGLERAIVAAEILAIDEAHNFLNNTKRTRRLVAHQAEQALLFTATPINRKAADVLALVELLGADNFTDEALERLRALRRASALRDEDLELLRAEIQRFTVRRTRRALNRIAEENEGAYRTPEGVPVRYPRHRASYFACDGSAEDRRIAARIAALADRLHGVLRVGAEIKLPLTFKLQGVSEERYVALVASSAAALSRFHVMKCLRSSRAALVEHLHGTAAAWRTFAPGTQVPSKQTTGDVIGRLDAAGGKLPAWKLGDGARAAAPVWLVDADAHAAACAADAATYREIAELALQMSPAREEAKLDHLRMLHRRLGSVIAFDGHVITLELFARSLGALPVRCFTGQGGAATKRRAVDALGLESTGEALVALCSDALSEGINLQGARCVVHLDTPTVVRVAELRAGRVDRMNSPHAEVEIWWPKDPPELAPQRRDVFRERHDLVTELIGANIELPTAEDARVEIEELAAAADIERAEGEVRFADAFQPVRDLIGEAGLVPARTYRQMRSSQVELRTCVSWVAGDRPWAFLAVGTARKETVRWAPRWVFFDGPDAQPLLDLGAIASLLRGRLGPETPPASNPADETLVERFLGALQRSERALLPLRRQRALEQLERMLLHWSGEGWAHDAALPPVVRAIQLGLRGNAEDRLDPRLAADAWLELLRPRIRRALENRGARSRLFRLADLDEDLRREPIPARQLRAAFEALPRLPGIERRVEAMIVGVPASNR, from the coding sequence GTGCCGCGCCGCCGTAGCCAGCCCGCCGAGAACCAGCTCGCCCTCCTCCCCGCCAACGCCGCCTCCACGGCCACCTGGCCGGACGTGCGCCGCTTCCCGCACAACGAGAGCGACGGCACCTCCGTCGGCGCGACCCTGCGCGCCGACCTCACCGACGCCGCCGACGTCCTCGTCGTCACCGGCTACGCCTCCCTCGCCGAAGTGGTCCGACTCCTCGCCCAGGTCGAGCCCGGCAGGCCAAAGCCCCTGCGCATCCTCTTCGGCGCCGAGCCCTTCGTCCCCACCTCCAGCCGCCCCGTGCTCCGCAAGGAGCTCGCCGAGGAGATGGCCGAGCATTGGCGCGAGCGCGGCTTCTCGGTGGAGCTCTCCGGCGCGGTGCTCCACGCCTGCTCCCTCGCCCGCCTGGGCGACGTGCAGGTGCGCCTCGGCGTGAGCCGCCGCCCCGTGCACGCGAAGATCTACGTGAGCGAGCGGGCGGCCACCGTGGGCTCGTCCAACTTCACGCCGTCGGGCCTGCGACACAACGCCGAGGCGAACGTCCGCTTCGCCGCGGGCGCAGCCGACCGGGATCGCTACACCGAAACCCGCGCCCTGGCCGAGGGGCTCTGGCAGGGCGCCCGCGACTTCACCGACGGCTTCGTCGCGCTGCTCGAGCAGCTCTCCCACGCCACCACCTGGCAGGAGACCCTCGCCCGCGGCTGCGCGCTCCTCCTCGAGGGCGAGTGGGCCCGCACCTATGTCCAGCCCGACGCCGCGGAGCTCGAGGCGCAGCCGCTCTGGCCCCACCAGCTGCAGGGGATCTCCCAGGCGCTCTGGGTCCTCGAGCACCGGGGCGGAGTGCTGGTGGCGGACGCCACCGGCTCCGGCAAGACACGCATGGGCGCCTGGCTCCTGCGCGCGACCTACGACCAGCGCATCGCCACCGGGCACCGCCCCTTCGCCCCGCTGCTCATCGCGCCGCCTGCGGTCCTCGGCAACTGGCAGCGCGAGCTCCAGGACACCGGGCTCGCGTGGCAGGTCCGCTCCCACGGCTCTCTCTCGAACGAGACCGCCGCGCAGCGCTCGGGCCTCGAGCGCGCCATCGTCGCCGCGGAGATCCTCGCCATCGACGAGGCGCACAACTTCCTGAACAACACCAAGCGCACCCGCCGCCTGGTCGCGCACCAGGCGGAGCAGGCGCTGCTCTTCACCGCGACGCCCATCAACCGCAAAGCCGCCGACGTGCTCGCCCTGGTGGAGCTGCTCGGCGCGGACAACTTCACCGACGAGGCGCTGGAGCGGCTGCGGGCGCTGCGCCGGGCGAGCGCCCTGCGCGACGAGGACCTGGAGCTGCTCCGCGCCGAGATCCAGCGCTTCACCGTGCGGCGCACCAGGCGCGCGCTCAACCGCATCGCCGAGGAGAACGAAGGCGCCTACCGCACGCCGGAGGGCGTCCCGGTGCGTTACCCCCGCCACCGCGCCAGCTACTTCGCCTGCGACGGCAGCGCGGAGGATCGGCGCATCGCCGCGCGGATCGCTGCCCTAGCCGATCGCCTGCACGGCGTCTTGCGCGTGGGCGCGGAGATCAAGCTGCCCCTCACGTTCAAGTTGCAGGGCGTCTCCGAGGAGCGCTACGTCGCGCTCGTCGCGAGCAGCGCCGCGGCGCTCTCCCGCTTCCACGTGATGAAATGCCTGCGCTCCTCGCGCGCGGCACTCGTCGAGCACCTGCACGGCACGGCCGCAGCGTGGCGTACGTTCGCGCCGGGGACGCAGGTGCCGTCGAAGCAGACCACTGGCGACGTGATCGGCAGGTTGGACGCGGCAGGTGGCAAGCTGCCCGCGTGGAAGCTGGGAGACGGCGCAAGAGCGGCGGCGCCCGTGTGGCTCGTTGATGCAGACGCGCACGCGGCGGCCTGCGCCGCCGACGCGGCGACCTACCGCGAGATCGCCGAGCTGGCGCTGCAGATGAGCCCGGCCCGCGAAGAGGCCAAGCTCGACCACCTGCGGATGCTGCATCGGCGTCTCGGCAGCGTGATCGCCTTCGACGGCCACGTGATCACCCTGGAACTCTTCGCCCGCAGCCTCGGCGCGCTGCCGGTGCGCTGCTTCACCGGCCAGGGCGGCGCGGCGACGAAACGAAGGGCGGTGGACGCCCTCGGCCTGGAGAGCACCGGCGAGGCGCTGGTCGCGCTCTGCTCGGACGCCTTGAGCGAGGGGATCAACCTGCAAGGCGCGCGCTGCGTCGTGCACCTCGACACGCCCACGGTGGTGCGCGTCGCCGAGCTGCGCGCCGGCCGCGTCGACCGCATGAACAGCCCCCACGCCGAGGTGGAGATCTGGTGGCCGAAGGATCCCCCGGAGCTGGCGCCGCAGCGCCGCGACGTCTTCCGGGAGCGGCACGATCTGGTCACCGAGCTCATCGGCGCCAACATCGAGCTGCCGACTGCCGAGGACGCAAGGGTGGAGATCGAGGAGCTCGCCGCCGCGGCGGACATCGAGCGGGCGGAAGGCGAGGTCCGTTTCGCCGACGCCTTCCAGCCGGTGCGCGACCTGATCGGCGAGGCGGGGCTGGTGCCGGCACGCACCTACCGCCAGATGCGCAGCTCGCAGGTGGAGCTGCGCACCTGCGTCAGCTGGGTGGCGGGCGACAGGCCCTGGGCCTTTCTCGCCGTGGGCACCGCGCGGAAGGAGACGGTGCGCTGGGCGCCGCGGTGGGTCTTCTTCGACGGGCCCGACGCGCAGCCGCTGCTCGATCTCGGCGCCATCGCCTCGCTCCTTCGTGGACGGCTCGGTCCCGAGACCCCGCCGGCATCCAACCCCGCGGATGAGACGCTGGTGGAGCGTTTCCTCGGCGCCCTGCAGCGGAGCGAGCGCGCCCTGCTGCCGCTGCGTCGCCAGCGCGCCCTCGAGCAGCTGGAGCGGATGCTCCTCCATTGGAGCGGCGAGGGCTGGGCCCACGACGCGGCGCTGCCGCCGGTGGTGCGCGCGATCCAGCTGGGCCTGCGCGGCAACGCGGAGGACCGGCTCGATCCCCGGCTCGCAGCCGACGCCTGGCTGGAGCTCCTCCGGCCCCGGATCCGCCGCGCGCTGGAGAACCGCGGCGCCCGCAGCCGCCTCTTTCGCCTCGCCGATCTGGACGAGGATCTGCGTCGCGAGCCCATCCCCGCCCGCCAGCTCCGCGCCGCCTTCGAGGCCCTGCCGCGGCTGCCCGGGATCGAGCGCCGCGTCGAGGCGATGATCGTCGGCGTGCCGGCGTCGAACCGCTGA
- a CDS encoding nucleotidyl transferase AbiEii/AbiGii toxin family protein: MGFRKRSLLHADYRVRISTREDIVAEKLRALLQQVLRDRYRCQDVLDLAVMLRGGAELDTGKVAKFLLEKAAARDVPVSRTAFHGPELAARARVDYEALESTARHEFIYFDDALARVLEFVDRLGLGG; the protein is encoded by the coding sequence TTGGGCTTCCGAAAACGGTCGCTACTGCATGCGGATTACCGGGTCCGGATCAGCACGCGCGAAGACATCGTAGCGGAGAAGCTGCGTGCGCTTCTGCAGCAGGTCCTCCGGGACCGTTATCGCTGCCAGGACGTGCTCGACCTTGCAGTGATGTTGCGCGGCGGCGCCGAGCTCGATACCGGCAAGGTCGCGAAGTTCCTCCTCGAAAAGGCGGCGGCACGAGATGTGCCGGTGTCTCGCACCGCGTTTCACGGCCCGGAGCTCGCCGCCCGAGCGCGAGTCGACTATGAAGCGCTAGAATCCACGGCGCGGCACGAATTCATCTACTTCGACGATGCCCTCGCCCGGGTGCTCGAATTCGTGGACCGGCTCGGGCTCGGTGGTTGA